Within the Jatrophihabitans sp. genome, the region CCGGCGACCGGCGCTGGCTGGCGCTGGGGCTCATCGCCGCAGCTCAGTTCATGGTCATCATGGACACGTCCATCATCGGGGTGGCGCTGCCCGAGATGCAGCAGGACCTCGGATTTGACCCGCAGAACCTCAGCTGGGTCTTCAATGCCTACGTCGTCGCGTTCGGCGGTCTCCTGCTCCTCGGCGGCCGCCTGTCAGACCTGCTCGGGGCTCGCCGCATCTTCAACACCGGCTGGGCGATCCTCGCCGCCGGTTCACTCGTCGCTGGCCTGGCTGACACCGCGACCATCGAGATCGTCGGCCGCGCCGTGCAGGGCGCCGGCGCAGCGCTGATCGCACCCTCGGCATTGACACTGCTGTTCACGATCTTCGGTGCCAAACCCAAGGAGCTCACCAAGGCGTTGGCGCTCTACGGTGCAGCCGCGCCCGCCGGCGGTACGGCGGGAGTCTTCCTCGGCGGCGTTCTCACCGAGTACGCCAGCTGGCCGTGGGTGTTTTTCATCAACGTGCCTCTGGCGATCGCCGTCCTGGTCATGTCGTCGGCAGTCATGCCGGCCGGCGCCAGGACCAGAGGAAGCATCGACTTCGTCGGCGCCGCCACGGTGACCGCTGGAATCGCCGCCTTGGTCTACGCCGTCGTGCAGGCGCCCGAGGCAGGCTGGACTGCCTCGTCCACCTTGATCCCCGCCATCGTCGGGGTCGTGCTGGTGGCAGTCTTCGTGGCGCTGCAGGCCCGCCTGCGCCAGCCCCTCATGCGGCTGGGCATCTTCCGTGCCCCCAACCTCGCCGCCGCCAACATGGCCCAGCTCCTGCTCGGTGCTGCCTGGATCCCGATGTTCTTCTTCATCAACCTCTACTTGCAGCAGGTGTTGGGTCTCGGCGCCTTCGCCAGCGGCGCGGCGCTACTGCCT harbors:
- a CDS encoding MFS transporter, yielding MSSTAPAAARTGDRRWLALGLIAAAQFMVIMDTSIIGVALPEMQQDLGFDPQNLSWVFNAYVVAFGGLLLLGGRLSDLLGARRIFNTGWAILAAGSLVAGLADTATIEIVGRAVQGAGAALIAPSALTLLFTIFGAKPKELTKALALYGAAAPAGGTAGVFLGGVLTEYASWPWVFFINVPLAIAVLVMSSAVMPAGARTRGSIDFVGAATVTAGIAALVYAVVQAPEAGWTASSTLIPAIVGVVLVAVFVALQARLRQPLMRLGIFRAPNLAAANMAQLLLGAAWIPMFFFINLYLQQVLGLGAFASGAALLPLTLTIMIGMIAVAPRLIARYGTKAMTVAGLATLAAGLVWLSFISPDGSFSVDVLPATLVTAAGMAMAFIPSLGTALSAAAPEEGGLAAGIVNTSYQIGSALGLAAMTAVAAAYGADQIGNATALTNGFSAGLWGAAALAGAGALIAALTLRSAASPTASAAEEVSVGAN